In Oncorhynchus gorbuscha isolate QuinsamMale2020 ecotype Even-year linkage group LG08, OgorEven_v1.0, whole genome shotgun sequence, one genomic interval encodes:
- the LOC124041154 gene encoding atlastin-2-like isoform X3: MAEVSGLRKRNHFEQNRKRHVFDEGAGGVEDVPLSLPDRKPPPRMAPRAEVDSETDEAWEQAPELTAAYQSPVKEQPVEEEKARPIQIVLAHEDDHKFELDTAALEKLLLQEDVRDLNVVVVSVAGAFRKGKSFLLDFMLRYMLNQQQEQSESWVGADDEPLTGFSWRGGSERETTGIQVWSQVFVVNKPDGSKVAVLLVDTQGAFDSQSTIKDCATVFALSTMTSSVQVYNLSQNIQEDDLQHLQLFTEYGRLALEEIYLKPFQSLMFLIRDWSYPYEHNYGLEGGKRFLEKRLQVKQNQHEELQTVRKHIHSCFSNIGCFLLPHPGLKVAINPMFDGRLKDIDGDFKEALGNLVPLLLAPENLVEKEIGGAKVTCRDLVEYFKAYIKIYQGEELPHPKSMLQATAEANNLTAVAGGKDTYSKSMEMVCGGDKPYIAPADLERCHEEFKECSVRQFRSVKKMGGEDFCKKYQEQLEGELDEAYSNFHKHNEGKNIFYAARTPATLFVVMFTTYIVSGLTGFIGMNTIALLANLVMGVALITLCMWAYVKYSGEFRDVGTIIDLLAETLWEQVLKPLSAQYMEDNVRQTVVNSIRASLTEQATQHAKLKPH; encoded by the exons ATGGCCGAGGTTAGCGGGCTGAGGAAACGGAATCATTTCGAACAAAACCGCAAAAGACACGTCTTTGACGAAG gtgcgGGTGGTGTGGAAGATGTTCCTCTGTCCCTGCCAGATCGGAAGCCTCCTCCCAGGATGGCGCCTCGGGCAGAGGTGGATAGCGAGACAGACGAGGCGTGGGAACAGGCCCCAGAGCTGACTGCTGCCTATCAAAGTCCTGTCAAGGAGCAACCTGTAGAAGAGGAGAAGGCTCGGCCCATCCAGATTGTCCTGGCTCACGAAGACGACCACAAATTTGAGCTGGACACGGCGGCTCTGGAGAAGCTCTTACTGCaggaggatgtcagagaccttAATGTGGTGGTGGTGTCAGTGGCTGGGGCCTTCCGTAAGGGCAAGTCCTTCCTGCTGGATTTCATGCTCCGATACATGCTAAACCAG CAGCAGGAGCAGTCAGAATCGTGGGTTGGGGCTGATGATGAGCCGCTGACAGGGTTCAGCTGGAGAGGAGGCAGTGAGAGGGAGACCACAGGGATCCAGGTCTGGAGTCAGGTGTTTGTGGTCAACAAGCCGGATGGGAGCAAG GTTGCTGTTCTGCTAGTGGATACACAAGGAGCCTTCGACAGCCAGTCTACCATAAAGGACTGTGCAACGGTTTTTGCCTTGAGCACCATGACCAGCTCTGTACAG GTGTATAACTTGTCCCAGAATATTCAGGAGGATGATCTTCAGCATCTCCAG CTCTTCACAGAATACGGCCGGCTTGCTTTGGAGGAAATCTATCTAAAACCCTTCCAG TCTCTCATGTTCCTCATCAGAGACTGGAGCTATCCATATGAGCACAACTATGGACTGGAGGGAGGTAAACGCTTTCTAGAGAAGAGACTGCAG gtgaaacagaacCAGCACGAGGAACTGCAGACCgtgaggaaacacatccactccTGCTTCTCCAACATCGGTTGCTTCCTACTGCCCCACCCCGGCCTCAAAGTGGCCATCAACCCCATGTTTGACGGCAGATTAAAAG ACATTGATGGTGACTTTAAGGAGGCACTGGGCAATCTGGTGCCCTTACTGCTGGCTCCTGAGAACCTGGTGGAGAAGGAGATAGGAGGGGCTAAAGTGACCTGCAGAGATCTAGTGGAGTACTTTAAG GCCTATATAAAGATCTATCAAGGGGAGGAGCTTCCTCATCCTAAATCAATGTTACAG GCAACGGCTGAAGCCAACAACCTTACAGCAGTTGCTGGAGGAAAAGACACTTACAGCAAAAGCATGGAAATG GTGTGTGGAGGGGACAAGCCCTACATCGCCCCTGCAGACTTGGAACGCTGCCACGAGGAGTTCAAGGAGTGCTCGGTGCGTCAGTTCCGCTCTGTGAagaagatgggaggggaggaCTTCTGCAAGAAATACCAGGAGCAGCTGGAGGGCGAGCTGGATGAGGCCTACTCCAACTTCCATAAGCACAACGAGGGCAAGAACATCTTCTACGCTGCACGCACACCCGCCACGCTCTTCGTTGTCATGTTCACCACCTACATCGTCTCAGGGCTGACCGGCTTCATTGGAATGAACACTATTGCCTTGCTGGCCAACCTGGTCATGGGCGTGGCTCTCATAACTCTCTGCATGTGGGCCTACGTCAAATACTCAGGGGAGTTCAGAGATGTGGGCACCATCATAGACCTGTTGGCAGAGACACTCTGGGAACAG gtgttgAAGCCACTGAGTGCGCAATATATGGAGGATAACGTTAGACAGACTGTGGTTAACTCCATCAGAGCCAGTCTGACGGAACAAGCCACACAGCACGCAAAATTAAAGCCACACTGA
- the LOC124041154 gene encoding atlastin-2-like isoform X1, whose translation MAEVSGLRKRNHFEQNRKRHVFDEGAGGVEDVPLSLPDRKPPPRMAPRAEVDSETDEAWEQAPELTAAYQSPVKEQPVEEEKARPIQIVLAHEDDHKFELDTAALEKLLLQEDVRDLNVVVVSVAGAFRKGKSFLLDFMLRYMLNQQQEQSESWVGADDEPLTGFSWRGGSERETTGIQVWSQVFVVNKPDGSKVAVLLVDTQGAFDSQSTIKDCATVFALSTMTSSVQVYNLSQNIQEDDLQHLQLFTEYGRLALEEIYLKPFQSLMFLIRDWSYPYEHNYGLEGGKRFLEKRLQVKQNQHEELQTVRKHIHSCFSNIGCFLLPHPGLKVAINPMFDGRLKDIDGDFKEALGNLVPLLLAPENLVEKEIGGAKVTCRDLVEYFKAYIKIYQGEELPHPKSMLQATAEANNLTAVAGGKDTYSKSMEMVCGGDKPYIAPADLERCHEEFKECSVRQFRSVKKMGGEDFCKKYQEQLEGELDEAYSNFHKHNEGKNIFYAARTPATLFVVMFTTYIVSGLTGFIGMNTIALLANLVMGVALITLCMWAYVKYSGEFRDVGTIIDLLAETLWEQMTARKVLSKLFELARSRITWHSFLPSAATQRKRLPSNNNDKKTH comes from the exons ATGGCCGAGGTTAGCGGGCTGAGGAAACGGAATCATTTCGAACAAAACCGCAAAAGACACGTCTTTGACGAAG gtgcgGGTGGTGTGGAAGATGTTCCTCTGTCCCTGCCAGATCGGAAGCCTCCTCCCAGGATGGCGCCTCGGGCAGAGGTGGATAGCGAGACAGACGAGGCGTGGGAACAGGCCCCAGAGCTGACTGCTGCCTATCAAAGTCCTGTCAAGGAGCAACCTGTAGAAGAGGAGAAGGCTCGGCCCATCCAGATTGTCCTGGCTCACGAAGACGACCACAAATTTGAGCTGGACACGGCGGCTCTGGAGAAGCTCTTACTGCaggaggatgtcagagaccttAATGTGGTGGTGGTGTCAGTGGCTGGGGCCTTCCGTAAGGGCAAGTCCTTCCTGCTGGATTTCATGCTCCGATACATGCTAAACCAG CAGCAGGAGCAGTCAGAATCGTGGGTTGGGGCTGATGATGAGCCGCTGACAGGGTTCAGCTGGAGAGGAGGCAGTGAGAGGGAGACCACAGGGATCCAGGTCTGGAGTCAGGTGTTTGTGGTCAACAAGCCGGATGGGAGCAAG GTTGCTGTTCTGCTAGTGGATACACAAGGAGCCTTCGACAGCCAGTCTACCATAAAGGACTGTGCAACGGTTTTTGCCTTGAGCACCATGACCAGCTCTGTACAG GTGTATAACTTGTCCCAGAATATTCAGGAGGATGATCTTCAGCATCTCCAG CTCTTCACAGAATACGGCCGGCTTGCTTTGGAGGAAATCTATCTAAAACCCTTCCAG TCTCTCATGTTCCTCATCAGAGACTGGAGCTATCCATATGAGCACAACTATGGACTGGAGGGAGGTAAACGCTTTCTAGAGAAGAGACTGCAG gtgaaacagaacCAGCACGAGGAACTGCAGACCgtgaggaaacacatccactccTGCTTCTCCAACATCGGTTGCTTCCTACTGCCCCACCCCGGCCTCAAAGTGGCCATCAACCCCATGTTTGACGGCAGATTAAAAG ACATTGATGGTGACTTTAAGGAGGCACTGGGCAATCTGGTGCCCTTACTGCTGGCTCCTGAGAACCTGGTGGAGAAGGAGATAGGAGGGGCTAAAGTGACCTGCAGAGATCTAGTGGAGTACTTTAAG GCCTATATAAAGATCTATCAAGGGGAGGAGCTTCCTCATCCTAAATCAATGTTACAG GCAACGGCTGAAGCCAACAACCTTACAGCAGTTGCTGGAGGAAAAGACACTTACAGCAAAAGCATGGAAATG GTGTGTGGAGGGGACAAGCCCTACATCGCCCCTGCAGACTTGGAACGCTGCCACGAGGAGTTCAAGGAGTGCTCGGTGCGTCAGTTCCGCTCTGTGAagaagatgggaggggaggaCTTCTGCAAGAAATACCAGGAGCAGCTGGAGGGCGAGCTGGATGAGGCCTACTCCAACTTCCATAAGCACAACGAGGGCAAGAACATCTTCTACGCTGCACGCACACCCGCCACGCTCTTCGTTGTCATGTTCACCACCTACATCGTCTCAGGGCTGACCGGCTTCATTGGAATGAACACTATTGCCTTGCTGGCCAACCTGGTCATGGGCGTGGCTCTCATAACTCTCTGCATGTGGGCCTACGTCAAATACTCAGGGGAGTTCAGAGATGTGGGCACCATCATAGACCTGTTGGCAGAGACACTCTGGGAACAG ATGACTGCCAGAAAG GTGCTTTCCAAACTCTTTGAGTTGGCCAGGAGTCGAATCACGTGGCACTCTTTCCTACCATCAGCAGCAACGCAGAGAAAGAGACTCCCCTCaaacaacaatgacaagaagaCTCACTAA
- the LOC124041154 gene encoding atlastin-2-like isoform X2, whose product MAEVSGLRKRNHFEQNRKRHVFDEGAGGVEDVPLSLPDRKPPPRMAPRAEVDSETDEAWEQAPELTAAYQSPVKEQPVEEEKARPIQIVLAHEDDHKFELDTAALEKLLLQEDVRDLNVVVVSVAGAFRKGKSFLLDFMLRYMLNQQEQSESWVGADDEPLTGFSWRGGSERETTGIQVWSQVFVVNKPDGSKVAVLLVDTQGAFDSQSTIKDCATVFALSTMTSSVQVYNLSQNIQEDDLQHLQLFTEYGRLALEEIYLKPFQSLMFLIRDWSYPYEHNYGLEGGKRFLEKRLQVKQNQHEELQTVRKHIHSCFSNIGCFLLPHPGLKVAINPMFDGRLKDIDGDFKEALGNLVPLLLAPENLVEKEIGGAKVTCRDLVEYFKAYIKIYQGEELPHPKSMLQATAEANNLTAVAGGKDTYSKSMEMVCGGDKPYIAPADLERCHEEFKECSVRQFRSVKKMGGEDFCKKYQEQLEGELDEAYSNFHKHNEGKNIFYAARTPATLFVVMFTTYIVSGLTGFIGMNTIALLANLVMGVALITLCMWAYVKYSGEFRDVGTIIDLLAETLWEQMTARKVLSKLFELARSRITWHSFLPSAATQRKRLPSNNNDKKTH is encoded by the exons ATGGCCGAGGTTAGCGGGCTGAGGAAACGGAATCATTTCGAACAAAACCGCAAAAGACACGTCTTTGACGAAG gtgcgGGTGGTGTGGAAGATGTTCCTCTGTCCCTGCCAGATCGGAAGCCTCCTCCCAGGATGGCGCCTCGGGCAGAGGTGGATAGCGAGACAGACGAGGCGTGGGAACAGGCCCCAGAGCTGACTGCTGCCTATCAAAGTCCTGTCAAGGAGCAACCTGTAGAAGAGGAGAAGGCTCGGCCCATCCAGATTGTCCTGGCTCACGAAGACGACCACAAATTTGAGCTGGACACGGCGGCTCTGGAGAAGCTCTTACTGCaggaggatgtcagagaccttAATGTGGTGGTGGTGTCAGTGGCTGGGGCCTTCCGTAAGGGCAAGTCCTTCCTGCTGGATTTCATGCTCCGATACATGCTAAACCAG CAGGAGCAGTCAGAATCGTGGGTTGGGGCTGATGATGAGCCGCTGACAGGGTTCAGCTGGAGAGGAGGCAGTGAGAGGGAGACCACAGGGATCCAGGTCTGGAGTCAGGTGTTTGTGGTCAACAAGCCGGATGGGAGCAAG GTTGCTGTTCTGCTAGTGGATACACAAGGAGCCTTCGACAGCCAGTCTACCATAAAGGACTGTGCAACGGTTTTTGCCTTGAGCACCATGACCAGCTCTGTACAG GTGTATAACTTGTCCCAGAATATTCAGGAGGATGATCTTCAGCATCTCCAG CTCTTCACAGAATACGGCCGGCTTGCTTTGGAGGAAATCTATCTAAAACCCTTCCAG TCTCTCATGTTCCTCATCAGAGACTGGAGCTATCCATATGAGCACAACTATGGACTGGAGGGAGGTAAACGCTTTCTAGAGAAGAGACTGCAG gtgaaacagaacCAGCACGAGGAACTGCAGACCgtgaggaaacacatccactccTGCTTCTCCAACATCGGTTGCTTCCTACTGCCCCACCCCGGCCTCAAAGTGGCCATCAACCCCATGTTTGACGGCAGATTAAAAG ACATTGATGGTGACTTTAAGGAGGCACTGGGCAATCTGGTGCCCTTACTGCTGGCTCCTGAGAACCTGGTGGAGAAGGAGATAGGAGGGGCTAAAGTGACCTGCAGAGATCTAGTGGAGTACTTTAAG GCCTATATAAAGATCTATCAAGGGGAGGAGCTTCCTCATCCTAAATCAATGTTACAG GCAACGGCTGAAGCCAACAACCTTACAGCAGTTGCTGGAGGAAAAGACACTTACAGCAAAAGCATGGAAATG GTGTGTGGAGGGGACAAGCCCTACATCGCCCCTGCAGACTTGGAACGCTGCCACGAGGAGTTCAAGGAGTGCTCGGTGCGTCAGTTCCGCTCTGTGAagaagatgggaggggaggaCTTCTGCAAGAAATACCAGGAGCAGCTGGAGGGCGAGCTGGATGAGGCCTACTCCAACTTCCATAAGCACAACGAGGGCAAGAACATCTTCTACGCTGCACGCACACCCGCCACGCTCTTCGTTGTCATGTTCACCACCTACATCGTCTCAGGGCTGACCGGCTTCATTGGAATGAACACTATTGCCTTGCTGGCCAACCTGGTCATGGGCGTGGCTCTCATAACTCTCTGCATGTGGGCCTACGTCAAATACTCAGGGGAGTTCAGAGATGTGGGCACCATCATAGACCTGTTGGCAGAGACACTCTGGGAACAG ATGACTGCCAGAAAG GTGCTTTCCAAACTCTTTGAGTTGGCCAGGAGTCGAATCACGTGGCACTCTTTCCTACCATCAGCAGCAACGCAGAGAAAGAGACTCCCCTCaaacaacaatgacaagaagaCTCACTAA
- the LOC124041154 gene encoding atlastin-2-like isoform X4, whose translation MAEVSGLRKRNHFEQNRKRHVFDEGAGGVEDVPLSLPDRKPPPRMAPRAEVDSETDEAWEQAPELTAAYQSPVKEQPVEEEKARPIQIVLAHEDDHKFELDTAALEKLLLQEDVRDLNVVVVSVAGAFRKGKSFLLDFMLRYMLNQQQEQSESWVGADDEPLTGFSWRGGSERETTGIQVWSQVFVVNKPDGSKVAVLLVDTQGAFDSQSTIKDCATVFALSTMTSSVQVYNLSQNIQEDDLQHLQLFTEYGRLALEEIYLKPFQSLMFLIRDWSYPYEHNYGLEGGKRFLEKRLQVKQNQHEELQTVRKHIHSCFSNIGCFLLPHPGLKVAINPMFDGRLKDIDGDFKEALGNLVPLLLAPENLVEKEIGGAKVTCRDLVEYFKAYIKIYQGEELPHPKSMLQATAEANNLTAVAGGKDTYSKSMEMVCGGDKPYIAPADLERCHEEFKECSVRQFRSVKKMGGEDFCKKYQEQLEGELDEAYSNFHKHNEGKNIFYAARTPATLFVVMFTTYIVSGLTGFIGMNTIALLANLVMGVALITLCMWAYVKYSGEFRDVGTIIDLLAETLWEQVLSKLFELARSRITWHSFLPSAATQRKRLPSNNNDKKTH comes from the exons ATGGCCGAGGTTAGCGGGCTGAGGAAACGGAATCATTTCGAACAAAACCGCAAAAGACACGTCTTTGACGAAG gtgcgGGTGGTGTGGAAGATGTTCCTCTGTCCCTGCCAGATCGGAAGCCTCCTCCCAGGATGGCGCCTCGGGCAGAGGTGGATAGCGAGACAGACGAGGCGTGGGAACAGGCCCCAGAGCTGACTGCTGCCTATCAAAGTCCTGTCAAGGAGCAACCTGTAGAAGAGGAGAAGGCTCGGCCCATCCAGATTGTCCTGGCTCACGAAGACGACCACAAATTTGAGCTGGACACGGCGGCTCTGGAGAAGCTCTTACTGCaggaggatgtcagagaccttAATGTGGTGGTGGTGTCAGTGGCTGGGGCCTTCCGTAAGGGCAAGTCCTTCCTGCTGGATTTCATGCTCCGATACATGCTAAACCAG CAGCAGGAGCAGTCAGAATCGTGGGTTGGGGCTGATGATGAGCCGCTGACAGGGTTCAGCTGGAGAGGAGGCAGTGAGAGGGAGACCACAGGGATCCAGGTCTGGAGTCAGGTGTTTGTGGTCAACAAGCCGGATGGGAGCAAG GTTGCTGTTCTGCTAGTGGATACACAAGGAGCCTTCGACAGCCAGTCTACCATAAAGGACTGTGCAACGGTTTTTGCCTTGAGCACCATGACCAGCTCTGTACAG GTGTATAACTTGTCCCAGAATATTCAGGAGGATGATCTTCAGCATCTCCAG CTCTTCACAGAATACGGCCGGCTTGCTTTGGAGGAAATCTATCTAAAACCCTTCCAG TCTCTCATGTTCCTCATCAGAGACTGGAGCTATCCATATGAGCACAACTATGGACTGGAGGGAGGTAAACGCTTTCTAGAGAAGAGACTGCAG gtgaaacagaacCAGCACGAGGAACTGCAGACCgtgaggaaacacatccactccTGCTTCTCCAACATCGGTTGCTTCCTACTGCCCCACCCCGGCCTCAAAGTGGCCATCAACCCCATGTTTGACGGCAGATTAAAAG ACATTGATGGTGACTTTAAGGAGGCACTGGGCAATCTGGTGCCCTTACTGCTGGCTCCTGAGAACCTGGTGGAGAAGGAGATAGGAGGGGCTAAAGTGACCTGCAGAGATCTAGTGGAGTACTTTAAG GCCTATATAAAGATCTATCAAGGGGAGGAGCTTCCTCATCCTAAATCAATGTTACAG GCAACGGCTGAAGCCAACAACCTTACAGCAGTTGCTGGAGGAAAAGACACTTACAGCAAAAGCATGGAAATG GTGTGTGGAGGGGACAAGCCCTACATCGCCCCTGCAGACTTGGAACGCTGCCACGAGGAGTTCAAGGAGTGCTCGGTGCGTCAGTTCCGCTCTGTGAagaagatgggaggggaggaCTTCTGCAAGAAATACCAGGAGCAGCTGGAGGGCGAGCTGGATGAGGCCTACTCCAACTTCCATAAGCACAACGAGGGCAAGAACATCTTCTACGCTGCACGCACACCCGCCACGCTCTTCGTTGTCATGTTCACCACCTACATCGTCTCAGGGCTGACCGGCTTCATTGGAATGAACACTATTGCCTTGCTGGCCAACCTGGTCATGGGCGTGGCTCTCATAACTCTCTGCATGTGGGCCTACGTCAAATACTCAGGGGAGTTCAGAGATGTGGGCACCATCATAGACCTGTTGGCAGAGACACTCTGGGAACAG GTGCTTTCCAAACTCTTTGAGTTGGCCAGGAGTCGAATCACGTGGCACTCTTTCCTACCATCAGCAGCAACGCAGAGAAAGAGACTCCCCTCaaacaacaatgacaagaagaCTCACTAA